The sequence CCGTTACCTCAGCGCCGACGCCTCCCTAACGGCCACGCCACGCGCTCGCGCCCCAGACGGCCTCGCGGCTCCGCTCGCCGCGCATGCGCCGCCGGCCGTTGGCGCCTCAgcccgcgggcggggcggggcttGTCGCGGCCTATCGGCGCGGCCCGCCGGCGCCATGCAGCGCGATGTGGGCAGCCTCCCCTTGGCCCCTGCGCTGCGCGCCAGGCTCATCGCTGCCGGCTTCCAGACGgcgcaggagctgctggagaccGGCCCCTGCGGGCTGAGCAAAGGTATCGGTGGGCGGGACGGGCGGCCCCTCTCCCCGCGGCCCCTCTCCCCACCGCCTACCCCAACCCTCTCCTTTCCGCGCAAGGGCCGTAGCGGCTCGTTTGCGGGGTTTCAGCGGGGTTTCAGCGGGGTTTCGCTTATTTGTGGGGGTGGTGCAGGTGGGACGCCTGGGCCGTGCTGGGGTGCTTAGCTCTGCGCAGCTCCCCGGGGAAATCTCACCGAGACCTGGAGGAATGGGGAAAGTAAATGTTTACTGACCTTCACGTGtgccaaagcaaaaaaaacaacgaccacaaacaaataaaaaaaacaacccctaACCGGTTCTGATAAAAGATCCTTCTTACACTGTGATACGTTTAAatcagatacagaaaaagaagagtattCTGTCTCattcctcttctttccccagctgcacATGCTTTGAATAAACTAAACTTGTATGAATTCAGAAAGTTACTTTTTCCAAGAAGCTAAAACAGGGTTTGCACAGCCCTTGTAAGAAGCGTGTTGTAACCCTcccccgtgagggcggcgacGAGCTGGCCCGGGCTGCCCGGGGAAGCTGGGGGtgcccatccctggcagggctcaggatcaggctggatggggctgggagcagcctgggctgctgggaggtgacacacacacaccccccccatggcaggggggctggaactacgtgatcttgaaggtcccttccaacccaaaccattctatgattttcatTAACAGTAGTTTTATTATCTATAATAATAATGTGGGGTGATAGTTTTGCCTTGAAGATAAAAGTGAAGTAGCTGGATCCTGAcagatgtgtgtgtataaagATAGGCACACAGATATTTGCAGGTATCTCATCTCTTTTACTAGGTTTGTGTTTTACATCTAGAAATGATGTATAAGGTGCTCAGCCCTGGAATACCCTGAGAATTCAGAGTACCGTCAGTAGAGGTGTCACTCACTAGTCCGCAGTCTGATTTCTTTTACAGGACCTTATTTGCTTCAGGTGAAACTAATGTGATAGCACATGCAGTGCATAATAGGTGAATTGCTCTGCCAGATCTCATCCATGTCTATGAACAGCagttctgatatttttatttgcagatagCTTACTGTCACCTGAATTCTAAACACGGGGCATCATTGCTCTGAGTTTGAAAATCACATCATTAGTTCCAGAGATGTTAGCAAGCTGTATAACGATGTGCACGGCTATACAAAAAGGATTAATAGATTTGTGTTACACTGCAGAATGATCAGGTTCTGTCAAACAAGTTTCATTATCTCTTCGTActttaaataaatcactgtttataaaaataaggTGGCATTTCATGGTTTTGACTTTTCTAGAAATTGGAATCTCCAAAGAAGAGGCACTGGAAGCATTACAGGTTGTGAGGCAGGAATGTCCCGGAGGTGCAGCTGGGACTGCTGGGGGATCAGGTGCCACCAGAAAGTGCACAGCACTGGAACTTCTGGAAGAAGAGCAAGCCCAGGGCTTCATCATCACCTTTTGTTCAGCACTAGACAATATTCTGGGAGGTGGTGTGCAACTAACAAAAATCACCGAGATCTGTGGAGCACCTGGTGTTGGGAAAACACAGctatggtattttatttttagaatactTTTGTGCAAATGAGAAAcacttttgtttaatttaactatgaaaagagtttatttttcttgttgtcATGACTGCAATCTCTGGTTCTTCTACAGCATTATAAATATAATCATGATAACAGCTGTACTGCTTCCTGTTCCATATATTCCTCAGCAGAAGTGTTACTTCAGGAGAGAGCTGGGAGGGCAGACCTTTGTGatgtatatatttatcttttttctgtttcccatggCAGTATGCAGTTGGCAGTAGATGTACAAATCCCGGAATGCTTTGGGGGTGTAGCTGGAGAAGCTGTGTTCATTGATACTGAAGGAAGTTTTATGGTAGAAAGAGTAGCGGATATTGCAACTGCCTGCGTGCAGCATTGCCAGCTTATTGCTGAAGCTCATCAAGAAGAAGGTACGTTGCTGAGTTGGTTTTTTCTGCCTGGTAGGCTGGGATCTGAGTGAAACAAATGTCTTGTAGGCTTCAGTTTTACAGT comes from Falco naumanni isolate bFalNau1 chromosome 1, bFalNau1.pat, whole genome shotgun sequence and encodes:
- the RAD51C gene encoding DNA repair protein RAD51 homolog 3 isoform X3, coding for MQRDVGSLPLAPALRARLIAAGFQTAQELLETGPCGLSKEIGISKEEALEALQVVRQECPGGAAGTAGGSGATRKCTALELLEEEQAQGFIITFCSALDNILGGGVQLTKITEICGAPGVGKTQLCMQLAVDVQIPECFGGVAGEAVFIDTEGSFMVERVADIATACVQHCQLIAEAHQEEDHLKALEMFSLESILSHIYYFRCRDYIELLAQVYLLPDFLSEHSKVRLVVVDGIAFPFRHDFEDLSLRTRLLNGLAQQLIIIANDHKSAVVLTNQMTTRIGQSQSTLVPALGESWGHAATVRLIFHWDNSQSLMASEMCSLQLSLRM